The proteins below are encoded in one region of Paramisgurnus dabryanus chromosome 2, PD_genome_1.1, whole genome shotgun sequence:
- the nwd2 gene encoding NACHT and WD repeat domain-containing protein 2 isoform X3, whose translation MILDAAVEAGLDTRILEEWYCRDENSVPPAYYLKPKAEMLKNYQNSMESSSVAKSKNDKAWRAVSEEIKRIFRTSVLQLQEKGTMKSCQAKKFLCSALEDELDFALGKQTPAFLKKCVCYIRKISNFDRFAKLPEMARYMDIVVSADRVMRNQEAYERLLKVRDEFIPMIVAASNLRVYSSVTHCDMKLGYSQEVESHYVEGLCKQFYEDMVDIIQATVQQNFDTETDLLYDETIQHLSLCKTFSSFYVYKSEALDMIQEYVYPSKGGRMTPLVLYGGPCTGKTLLLAEVAKQAYSWLQKELGPETDPVVIVRFIGSTDFSMDLRSLLQSICEQIAINYRCLIHFLPNKIEEMRELLVNLLGESSFHRPLVIILDALEQLSDADDARKLWWLPVHLPRTVRIVVSTLPNKHGILQKLRCLIHDENGYVELMQRDRKACSQTLKQQLLGVKRKVTSGQQIYVNEALAKCTLPMFVNLIYREVVHWRSHKDVDDKSLCSTVHESIEQLFYSIENKLGSRFVFRALGYITMARSGLTELELEDILSLDNSVLGDIMVSSNLKNPLRISYDFIARLKEELEGYLVERQIHNVTLMVWANRHLHLIAQKLYLSNEEDVHQMHSLLAEYFLGAWAGGRKKIFHCDNNHFASLNISHHRNPHQQSLHDKTSADKHSYDRQTPEQPWVFQCNLLEPDIFFVNHRKMTELTYHLTRSGRTDDLMYGVIMNFSWLYTMIKIGQFDKALTDIDLAYSYSQEKELKFLATTLRSIKLKVTKNPASLSAELQQRLLPVVTSLPKLRHLLLECDKDGPKYCSIVPLHSSMDVMYSPERLPLSSSYMQIVEILPTLAPNIVIVALEDGSVSTWDVESRQLIRQIDTARSVVLGIKLTTDEKYLVVATTKNTLLIYDNHKSCLLSEVDVKGSKHCGITGGVAFINGFTLSSHHALAWLEASKDVNVIDLLYGWPLYQFHCWYEVTCVQCSPDGMYAFCGQYLNTTTVFHLGSGDKLATMTSEFSGGFVKSILILDTIHQMVMIDNEGSLSVWNTKDITNPKLMEDYDCRGDDSEVVSIELSEDQRSILICKARSIEVLDTKIWKMAEKFKAKRTEKFVAAVLSKNSQSIIASMENTSSIFVWRRDSGQCMASLIEISGAIVKLIKSTHHNLLLSVASSGVLSVWDIDIITAMSNIDKTGKPIQILQLSGREDFVYTMDGSEVIHKWNYSTGFIEMVFKHEGLVDNCVLTTSGDLMVTSDDKSSQYIWHTNNGENIFRINGQRISQLLITHNDQFVVSLCEQNASRVWRLATGHKVCNILVTLQNALITTANTFLVGTNKNKLLAVSLWSGSVSKKFICDDGITIVNFKLIPDSPDYVVFITSTETVFIWSVAEESVCRRVQLPNNFLKNLEDFQISPNGKLGIVSKGDENINVLDLHSGKLRLVHAAGIIWRQKLSRDGRYLVYICFRNCDEDEEAGVVSSLIVMRLADGKSIGTCSLYKTPTFLCLSQRALNIIVGFEDGSIGTYTVVDRVDAALKIKIATSNSRQIVNNASQKVRPKCSTNAFKTIADCVWRESTEVFSRDSPINVSDGGEPETTTPTKKAELLQ comes from the exons ATGATTTTGGATGCGGCGGTGGAGGCGGGATTAGACACGCGGATCCTGGAGGAGTGGTACTGTCGGGATGAGAACTCCGTCCCACCTGCCTACTACCTGAAACCAAAAGCTGAGATGCTGAAGAACTACCAGAACTCT ATGGAGTCGAGCAGCGTAGCAAAGTCAAAGAACGACAAAGCGTGGAGGGCGGTCTCTGAAGAAATTAAGAGGATCTTCAGAACCTCTGTCTTACAACTACAGGAGAAGGGAACCATGAAGAGCTGTCAGGCCAAGAAATTTCTCTGCTCAG CATTAGAAGATGAACTTGACTTTGCACTGGGTAAGCAAACCCCAGCCTTCCTCAAGAAATGCGTTTGTTATATCCGAAAGATCTCCAACTTTGATCGCTTCGCCAAACTCCCCGAGATGGCACGCTACATGGACATCGTGGTGAGTGCGGACCGTGTCATGAGGAACCAGGAAGCGTACGAGCGCCTTCTGAAGGTTCGAGATGAGTTTATTCCGATGATCGTGGCGGCGTCCAATCTTCGGGTCTACTCGTCGGTCACTCATTGCGACATGAAACTCGGCTACTCGCAGGAAGTAGAAAGCCACTATGTTGAGGGTCTCTGTAAACAGTTTTATGAAGACATGGTGGATATCATACAGGCTACTGTCCAGCAGAACTTTGATACAGAGACGGATCTGCTTTACGACGAGACTATACAGCATCTGTCGCTGTGCAAGACTTTTTCATCTTTTTATGTTTATAAGAGCGAAGCCTTGGACATGATCCAGGAATACGTATACCCCTCTAAAGGAGGACGGATGACACCCCTCGTGCTTTATGGAGGACCCTGTACCGGAAAGACCTTATTGTTGGCTGAGGTGGCAAAACAG GCCTATTCATGGCTGCAGAAAGAGTTGGGACCAGAGACAGACCCAGTGGTCATTGTAAGATTCATCGGCTCCACTGACTTTTCCATGGACCTCCGCTCCTTGCTACAGAGCATCTGTGAGCAGATTGCCATCAACTACCGGTGCCTGATTCATTTCTTGCCAAACAAGATTGAAGAGATGAGGGAACTCCTGGTGAATTTGCTGGGGGAGTCGTCATTCCACAGACCACTTGTCATCATTCTGGATGCCTTGGAGCAGTTGTCAGACGCTGATGATGCTAGAAAGCTTTGGTGGTTGCCCGTCCACCTCCCACGTACTGTCCGTATCGTTGTATCCACCCTGCCCAACAAGCATGGAATTCTGCAGAAACTACGTTGCCTGATACATGACGAGAACGGTTATGTTGAACTAATGCAGAGAGACCGCAAAGCCTGCAGTCAGACCCTTAAACAGCAGCTGCTCGGCGTCAAAAGGAAGGTGACTTCTGGTCAGCAAATATACGTGAACGAAGCATTGGCCAAATGCACACTGCCCATGTTTGTCAACCTCATCTACCGCGAGGTAGTTCACTGGCGGTCACATAAGGATGTGGATGATAAATCCTTGTGTTCCACAGTCCACGAAAGTATTGAGCAGCTTTTCTACTCCATTGAAAACAAGCTTGGCTCACGTTTTGTCTTTCGGGCGCTGGGCTATATCACAATGGCACGTTCAGGGCTGACAGAGTTGGAGCTGGAGGACATCTTGTCTTTAGACAACAGTGTCCTTGGGGACATCATGGTGAGCTCTAATCTTAAAAATCCACTGCGTATTTCCTATGACTTCATTGCCAGACTAAAAGAGGAACTTGAAGGGTACCTAGTGGAGCGTCAGATCCATAACGTAACATTAATGGTCTGGGCGAATCGGCATCTGCATCTCATAGCTCAAAAGCTGTACCTCAGTAATGAAGAAGATGTACATCAAATGCATAGTCTTTTGGCAGAGTACTTCCTTGGGGCATGGGCAGGCGGTAGAAAGAAGATATTCCACTGCGACAACAATCACTTCGCCTCACTGAATATCTCTCACCATCGAAACCCTCATCAGCAAAGCCTACACGACAAGACTTCTGCTGACAAGCACTCATATGACAGGCAGACACCCGAACAACCCTGGGTGTTTCAGTGTAACCTGCTGGAGCCAGACATCTTTTTTGTCAACCACAGAAAGATGACAGAGCTAACATACCACCTGACGAGAAGTGGCCGGACAGATGATCTCATGTATGGTGTCATCATGAATTTCAGTTGGCTTTACACTATGATAAAGATAGGGCAGTTTGACAAGGCCTTGACGGACATTGATCTAGCATATAGTTACTCGCAAGAAAAAGAGCTAAAGTTTCTCGCCACTACGCTCCGCAGCATTAAGCTGAAAGTGACAAAGAATCCCGCATCCCTGTCTGCTGAGCTCCAACAAAGACTCCTTCCTGTTGTCACTTCCCTTCCCAAACTCAGACACCTTCTTCTTGAGTGTGACAAGGATGGTCCTAAATATTGCTCTATTGTGCCACTGCACTCTTCCATGGATGTCATGTACAGTCCTGAAAGATTACCACTAAGTTCTAGCTACATGCAAATAGTGGAGATTCTACCTACGTTAGCTCCAAACATTGTCATCGTGGCCCTTGAAGACGGTTCTGTCAGCACGTGGGATGTAGAGAGTAGGCAGCTGATTAGACAGATAGACACAGCAAGGTCAGTTGTTCTTGGCATCAAGCTAACCACAGATGAGAAGTATTTGGTAGTGGCCACTACAAAAAACACGCTGCTCATTTATGACAACCACAAGTCCTGCTTGCTGTCAGAAGTGGATGTGAAAGGATCCAAGCACTGTGGCATTACTGGCGGTGTTGCATTCATCAATGGATTCACGTTGTCTAGCCACCATGCCTTAGCTTGGCTGGAAGCAAGCAAGGATGTCAATGTGATTGATTTACTCTATGGCTGGCCATTGTATCAGTTTCATTGTTGGTATGAGGTCACTTGTGTCCAGTGTTCCCCAGATGGAATGTATGCTTTCTGTGGACAGTATCTAAACACTACCACTGTGTTTCACCTTGGAAGTGGGGACAAGCTTGCCACGATGACTTCTGAATTCTCTGGTGGTTTTGTTAAATCCATCCTGATTCTAGACACAATCCATCAAATGGTGATGATTGACAATGAGGGCAGTCTCTCTGTGTGGAACACCAAAGATATCACAAACCCGAAGCTAATGGAGGATTATGACTGCAGAGGAGATGACAGTGAGGTGGTGAGCATAGAGCTCTCGGAGGATCAGCGATCCATCCTCATTTGCAAAGCGAGAAGCATTGAGGTGCTGGACACCAAGATCTGGAAGATGGCAGAGAAGTTCAAGGCCAAACGTACCGAAAAGTTTGTGGCAGCTGTTCTCTCAAAGAATAGTCAAAGTATTATAGCCTCCATGGAGAACACTTCATCCATATTTGTTTGGAGGAGAGACAGTGGACAGTGCATGGCCAGCTTGATAGAGATATCTGGAGCCATTGTGAAGCTGATCAAATCTACACACCATAACTTGCTGCTGTCTGTGGCCAGCAGTGGTGTTCTTTCTGTCTGGGACATTGACATTATAACAGCTATGTCAAACATTGACAAAACAGGCAAACCTATTCAAATATTACAGCTGTCTGGCAGAGAGGACTTTGTGTACACCATGGATGGGTCAGAAGTCATTCACAAGTGGAACTACAGCACAGGTTTCATTGAGATGGTGTTCAAGCATGAAGGACTTGTAGACAACTGTGTTCTGACAACATCGGGTGACCTCATGGTGACATCCGATGATAAAAGTAGCCAGTACATCTGGCACACAAACAACGGTGAAAATATATTTCGCATTAACGGCCAGAGGATATCGCAGCTTCTCATCACGCACAATGACCAGTTTGTAGTCTCCCTCTGTGAACAAAATGCCTCTCGTGTTTGGAGGCTCGCAACCGGTCACAAGGTTTGCAACATTCTGGTTACACTCCAGAATGCTCTCATTACCACAGCAAACACGTTCCTTGTGGGCACCAACAAGAATAAATTGTTGGCTGTTAGTTTATGGTCAGGCAGTGTGTCCAAAAAGTTTATCTGTGATGATGGGATCACGATCGTTAACTTCAAATTAATCCCCGACAGTCCAGATTATGTGGTTTTCATCACCTCCACAGAAACAGTTTTTATCTGGAGTGTAGCTGAAGAGTCTGTTTGTAGACGGGTGCAGCTGCCCAACAACTTCCTGAAGAACCTTGAAGATTTCCAGATATCACCAAATGGAAAATTGGGAATAGTTTCGAAAGGCGATGAGAACATCAACGTCCTAGACCTGCACAGCGGTAAGCTTCGTCTGGTTCACGCCGCTGGCATAATATGGCGGCAAAAGCTCTCACGTGATGGACGCTACTTAGTGTACATCTGTTTTCGAAATTGCGACGAAGACGAGGAAGCAGGCGTGGTTTCGAGTCTGATCGTCATGAGATTGGCAGATGGTAAGAGCATCGGCACCTGTTCCCTCTACAAAACGCCAACCTTTCTGTGCCTATCGCAGCGAGCGCTTAACATCATTGTGGGATTTGAGGATGGCAGCATTGGCACTTACACAGTAGTGGACCGTGTGGATGCAGCTTTGAAAATCAAGATCGCCACCTCAAACAGCCGCCAAATTGTTAACAATGCCTCGCAGAAAGTACGACCCAAGTGTAGCACCAATGCCTTCAAAACTATTGCGGACTGTGTGTGGAGGGAGTCCACGGAGGTTTTCTCTCGAGACAGTCCCATCAATGTCTCTGATGGTGGGGAGCCGGAAACCACAACGCCCACAAAGAAAGCTGAACTGCTGCAATGA
- the nwd2 gene encoding NACHT and WD repeat domain-containing protein 2 isoform X1, which produces MKRMNPRWKSPPMWPSGVGSRQPCPRESALRRAAISGNVLALPPFHVPTGRSVRVFICSNPDDTEAERNALKEHVYPKLRDFCRENYGIEFQVVDLYWGIDPEEWDSPELQRLRMKLLEECLQTSAGPCFVGLIGEKYGSIRVPGEVESAEFEMILDAAVEAGLDTRILEEWYCRDENSVPPAYYLKPKAEMLKNYQNSMESSSVAKSKNDKAWRAVSEEIKRIFRTSVLQLQEKGTMKSCQAKKFLCSALEDELDFALGKQTPAFLKKCVCYIRKISNFDRFAKLPEMARYMDIVVSADRVMRNQEAYERLLKVRDEFIPMIVAASNLRVYSSVTHCDMKLGYSQEVESHYVEGLCKQFYEDMVDIIQATVQQNFDTETDLLYDETIQHLSLCKTFSSFYVYKSEALDMIQEYVYPSKGGRMTPLVLYGGPCTGKTLLLAEVAKQAYSWLQKELGPETDPVVIVRFIGSTDFSMDLRSLLQSICEQIAINYRCLIHFLPNKIEEMRELLVNLLGESSFHRPLVIILDALEQLSDADDARKLWWLPVHLPRTVRIVVSTLPNKHGILQKLRCLIHDENGYVELMQRDRKACSQTLKQQLLGVKRKVTSGQQIYVNEALAKCTLPMFVNLIYREVVHWRSHKDVDDKSLCSTVHESIEQLFYSIENKLGSRFVFRALGYITMARSGLTELELEDILSLDNSVLGDIMVSSNLKNPLRISYDFIARLKEELEGYLVERQIHNVTLMVWANRHLHLIAQKLYLSNEEDVHQMHSLLAEYFLGAWAGGRKKIFHCDNNHFASLNISHHRNPHQQSLHDKTSADKHSYDRQTPEQPWVFQCNLLEPDIFFVNHRKMTELTYHLTRSGRTDDLMYGVIMNFSWLYTMIKIGQFDKALTDIDLAYSYSQEKELKFLATTLRSIKLKVTKNPASLSAELQQRLLPVVTSLPKLRHLLLECDKDGPKYCSIVPLHSSMDVMYSPERLPLSSSYMQIVEILPTLAPNIVIVALEDGSVSTWDVESRQLIRQIDTARSVVLGIKLTTDEKYLVVATTKNTLLIYDNHKSCLLSEVDVKGSKHCGITGGVAFINGFTLSSHHALAWLEASKDVNVIDLLYGWPLYQFHCWYEVTCVQCSPDGMYAFCGQYLNTTTVFHLGSGDKLATMTSEFSGGFVKSILILDTIHQMVMIDNEGSLSVWNTKDITNPKLMEDYDCRGDDSEVVSIELSEDQRSILICKARSIEVLDTKIWKMAEKFKAKRTEKFVAAVLSKNSQSIIASMENTSSIFVWRRDSGQCMASLIEISGAIVKLIKSTHHNLLLSVASSGVLSVWDIDIITAMSNIDKTGKPIQILQLSGREDFVYTMDGSEVIHKWNYSTGFIEMVFKHEGLVDNCVLTTSGDLMVTSDDKSSQYIWHTNNGENIFRINGQRISQLLITHNDQFVVSLCEQNASRVWRLATGHKVCNILVTLQNALITTANTFLVGTNKNKLLAVSLWSGSVSKKFICDDGITIVNFKLIPDSPDYVVFITSTETVFIWSVAEESVCRRVQLPNNFLKNLEDFQISPNGKLGIVSKGDENINVLDLHSGKLRLVHAAGIIWRQKLSRDGRYLVYICFRNCDEDEEAGVVSSLIVMRLADGKSIGTCSLYKTPTFLCLSQRALNIIVGFEDGSIGTYTVVDRVDAALKIKIATSNSRQIVNNASQKVRPKCSTNAFKTIADCVWRESTEVFSRDSPINVSDGGEPETTTPTKKAELLQ; this is translated from the exons GTGGTGGATCTGTACTGGGGTATTGATCCAGAGGAATGGGACAGTCCGGAACTGCAGAGGCTACGGATGAAACTACTAGAGGAATGTCTGCAGACTTCAGCTGGTCCATGCTTTGTT GGGCTCATCGGGGAGAAATATGGCAGCATCCGGGTCCCAGGGGAGGTGGAGTCGGCCGAGTTCGAGATGATTTTGGATGCGGCGGTGGAGGCGGGATTAGACACGCGGATCCTGGAGGAGTGGTACTGTCGGGATGAGAACTCCGTCCCACCTGCCTACTACCTGAAACCAAAAGCTGAGATGCTGAAGAACTACCAGAACTCT ATGGAGTCGAGCAGCGTAGCAAAGTCAAAGAACGACAAAGCGTGGAGGGCGGTCTCTGAAGAAATTAAGAGGATCTTCAGAACCTCTGTCTTACAACTACAGGAGAAGGGAACCATGAAGAGCTGTCAGGCCAAGAAATTTCTCTGCTCAG CATTAGAAGATGAACTTGACTTTGCACTGGGTAAGCAAACCCCAGCCTTCCTCAAGAAATGCGTTTGTTATATCCGAAAGATCTCCAACTTTGATCGCTTCGCCAAACTCCCCGAGATGGCACGCTACATGGACATCGTGGTGAGTGCGGACCGTGTCATGAGGAACCAGGAAGCGTACGAGCGCCTTCTGAAGGTTCGAGATGAGTTTATTCCGATGATCGTGGCGGCGTCCAATCTTCGGGTCTACTCGTCGGTCACTCATTGCGACATGAAACTCGGCTACTCGCAGGAAGTAGAAAGCCACTATGTTGAGGGTCTCTGTAAACAGTTTTATGAAGACATGGTGGATATCATACAGGCTACTGTCCAGCAGAACTTTGATACAGAGACGGATCTGCTTTACGACGAGACTATACAGCATCTGTCGCTGTGCAAGACTTTTTCATCTTTTTATGTTTATAAGAGCGAAGCCTTGGACATGATCCAGGAATACGTATACCCCTCTAAAGGAGGACGGATGACACCCCTCGTGCTTTATGGAGGACCCTGTACCGGAAAGACCTTATTGTTGGCTGAGGTGGCAAAACAG GCCTATTCATGGCTGCAGAAAGAGTTGGGACCAGAGACAGACCCAGTGGTCATTGTAAGATTCATCGGCTCCACTGACTTTTCCATGGACCTCCGCTCCTTGCTACAGAGCATCTGTGAGCAGATTGCCATCAACTACCGGTGCCTGATTCATTTCTTGCCAAACAAGATTGAAGAGATGAGGGAACTCCTGGTGAATTTGCTGGGGGAGTCGTCATTCCACAGACCACTTGTCATCATTCTGGATGCCTTGGAGCAGTTGTCAGACGCTGATGATGCTAGAAAGCTTTGGTGGTTGCCCGTCCACCTCCCACGTACTGTCCGTATCGTTGTATCCACCCTGCCCAACAAGCATGGAATTCTGCAGAAACTACGTTGCCTGATACATGACGAGAACGGTTATGTTGAACTAATGCAGAGAGACCGCAAAGCCTGCAGTCAGACCCTTAAACAGCAGCTGCTCGGCGTCAAAAGGAAGGTGACTTCTGGTCAGCAAATATACGTGAACGAAGCATTGGCCAAATGCACACTGCCCATGTTTGTCAACCTCATCTACCGCGAGGTAGTTCACTGGCGGTCACATAAGGATGTGGATGATAAATCCTTGTGTTCCACAGTCCACGAAAGTATTGAGCAGCTTTTCTACTCCATTGAAAACAAGCTTGGCTCACGTTTTGTCTTTCGGGCGCTGGGCTATATCACAATGGCACGTTCAGGGCTGACAGAGTTGGAGCTGGAGGACATCTTGTCTTTAGACAACAGTGTCCTTGGGGACATCATGGTGAGCTCTAATCTTAAAAATCCACTGCGTATTTCCTATGACTTCATTGCCAGACTAAAAGAGGAACTTGAAGGGTACCTAGTGGAGCGTCAGATCCATAACGTAACATTAATGGTCTGGGCGAATCGGCATCTGCATCTCATAGCTCAAAAGCTGTACCTCAGTAATGAAGAAGATGTACATCAAATGCATAGTCTTTTGGCAGAGTACTTCCTTGGGGCATGGGCAGGCGGTAGAAAGAAGATATTCCACTGCGACAACAATCACTTCGCCTCACTGAATATCTCTCACCATCGAAACCCTCATCAGCAAAGCCTACACGACAAGACTTCTGCTGACAAGCACTCATATGACAGGCAGACACCCGAACAACCCTGGGTGTTTCAGTGTAACCTGCTGGAGCCAGACATCTTTTTTGTCAACCACAGAAAGATGACAGAGCTAACATACCACCTGACGAGAAGTGGCCGGACAGATGATCTCATGTATGGTGTCATCATGAATTTCAGTTGGCTTTACACTATGATAAAGATAGGGCAGTTTGACAAGGCCTTGACGGACATTGATCTAGCATATAGTTACTCGCAAGAAAAAGAGCTAAAGTTTCTCGCCACTACGCTCCGCAGCATTAAGCTGAAAGTGACAAAGAATCCCGCATCCCTGTCTGCTGAGCTCCAACAAAGACTCCTTCCTGTTGTCACTTCCCTTCCCAAACTCAGACACCTTCTTCTTGAGTGTGACAAGGATGGTCCTAAATATTGCTCTATTGTGCCACTGCACTCTTCCATGGATGTCATGTACAGTCCTGAAAGATTACCACTAAGTTCTAGCTACATGCAAATAGTGGAGATTCTACCTACGTTAGCTCCAAACATTGTCATCGTGGCCCTTGAAGACGGTTCTGTCAGCACGTGGGATGTAGAGAGTAGGCAGCTGATTAGACAGATAGACACAGCAAGGTCAGTTGTTCTTGGCATCAAGCTAACCACAGATGAGAAGTATTTGGTAGTGGCCACTACAAAAAACACGCTGCTCATTTATGACAACCACAAGTCCTGCTTGCTGTCAGAAGTGGATGTGAAAGGATCCAAGCACTGTGGCATTACTGGCGGTGTTGCATTCATCAATGGATTCACGTTGTCTAGCCACCATGCCTTAGCTTGGCTGGAAGCAAGCAAGGATGTCAATGTGATTGATTTACTCTATGGCTGGCCATTGTATCAGTTTCATTGTTGGTATGAGGTCACTTGTGTCCAGTGTTCCCCAGATGGAATGTATGCTTTCTGTGGACAGTATCTAAACACTACCACTGTGTTTCACCTTGGAAGTGGGGACAAGCTTGCCACGATGACTTCTGAATTCTCTGGTGGTTTTGTTAAATCCATCCTGATTCTAGACACAATCCATCAAATGGTGATGATTGACAATGAGGGCAGTCTCTCTGTGTGGAACACCAAAGATATCACAAACCCGAAGCTAATGGAGGATTATGACTGCAGAGGAGATGACAGTGAGGTGGTGAGCATAGAGCTCTCGGAGGATCAGCGATCCATCCTCATTTGCAAAGCGAGAAGCATTGAGGTGCTGGACACCAAGATCTGGAAGATGGCAGAGAAGTTCAAGGCCAAACGTACCGAAAAGTTTGTGGCAGCTGTTCTCTCAAAGAATAGTCAAAGTATTATAGCCTCCATGGAGAACACTTCATCCATATTTGTTTGGAGGAGAGACAGTGGACAGTGCATGGCCAGCTTGATAGAGATATCTGGAGCCATTGTGAAGCTGATCAAATCTACACACCATAACTTGCTGCTGTCTGTGGCCAGCAGTGGTGTTCTTTCTGTCTGGGACATTGACATTATAACAGCTATGTCAAACATTGACAAAACAGGCAAACCTATTCAAATATTACAGCTGTCTGGCAGAGAGGACTTTGTGTACACCATGGATGGGTCAGAAGTCATTCACAAGTGGAACTACAGCACAGGTTTCATTGAGATGGTGTTCAAGCATGAAGGACTTGTAGACAACTGTGTTCTGACAACATCGGGTGACCTCATGGTGACATCCGATGATAAAAGTAGCCAGTACATCTGGCACACAAACAACGGTGAAAATATATTTCGCATTAACGGCCAGAGGATATCGCAGCTTCTCATCACGCACAATGACCAGTTTGTAGTCTCCCTCTGTGAACAAAATGCCTCTCGTGTTTGGAGGCTCGCAACCGGTCACAAGGTTTGCAACATTCTGGTTACACTCCAGAATGCTCTCATTACCACAGCAAACACGTTCCTTGTGGGCACCAACAAGAATAAATTGTTGGCTGTTAGTTTATGGTCAGGCAGTGTGTCCAAAAAGTTTATCTGTGATGATGGGATCACGATCGTTAACTTCAAATTAATCCCCGACAGTCCAGATTATGTGGTTTTCATCACCTCCACAGAAACAGTTTTTATCTGGAGTGTAGCTGAAGAGTCTGTTTGTAGACGGGTGCAGCTGCCCAACAACTTCCTGAAGAACCTTGAAGATTTCCAGATATCACCAAATGGAAAATTGGGAATAGTTTCGAAAGGCGATGAGAACATCAACGTCCTAGACCTGCACAGCGGTAAGCTTCGTCTGGTTCACGCCGCTGGCATAATATGGCGGCAAAAGCTCTCACGTGATGGACGCTACTTAGTGTACATCTGTTTTCGAAATTGCGACGAAGACGAGGAAGCAGGCGTGGTTTCGAGTCTGATCGTCATGAGATTGGCAGATGGTAAGAGCATCGGCACCTGTTCCCTCTACAAAACGCCAACCTTTCTGTGCCTATCGCAGCGAGCGCTTAACATCATTGTGGGATTTGAGGATGGCAGCATTGGCACTTACACAGTAGTGGACCGTGTGGATGCAGCTTTGAAAATCAAGATCGCCACCTCAAACAGCCGCCAAATTGTTAACAATGCCTCGCAGAAAGTACGACCCAAGTGTAGCACCAATGCCTTCAAAACTATTGCGGACTGTGTGTGGAGGGAGTCCACGGAGGTTTTCTCTCGAGACAGTCCCATCAATGTCTCTGATGGTGGGGAGCCGGAAACCACAACGCCCACAAAGAAAGCTGAACTGCTGCAATGA